A window from Agelaius phoeniceus isolate bAgePho1 chromosome 13, bAgePho1.hap1, whole genome shotgun sequence encodes these proteins:
- the ANKRD34C gene encoding ankyrin repeat domain-containing protein 34C, which produces MDEVTELELGGNSLLKAVWLGRLRLTRLLLEGGAYINESNDKGETALMVACITTHVDQQSSHKAKMVKYLLDNRADPNIQDKSGKTALMHACIRGAGGDVVSLLLDSGADPSLEDHSGASALVHAINAEDKAVLQHLLNACRAKGKEVIIITMDTSASGTKTAKQYLNVAPALEFKEKAPLEESTAPSSTHLKTPVSAPSPAEKESSTLTPHPSHPGDTEPASPGQRGGTARRAQLPRLKRLRSEPWGLVAPSVLAASSHRDDTRVCADSEVITGIGDLSLSKKPSLTRSGSSGKGRDPSLFPPVDEQALGPLAWKATHEKSPGTHPCLSRSATVPEEPESTGSAASSAAGTDTTPHWWRPGTEHNGDPPVTEAGKAPSERRKLSGSQLALLDGCCDSPSGSTSTSPSTGRRRPPGLLERRGSGTLLLDHISHTRPGYLPPLNVNPNPPIPDIGSSKAPSPLAAGLKPLVPLAPSSPRRGDLRAHRKLLRRHSMQAEQMRHLSDFEEVVAQ; this is translated from the coding sequence atggaTGAAgtgacagagctggagctggggggcAACTCCCTGCTGAAGGCCGTGTGGCTGGGCCGGCTGCGGCTGACccggctgctgctggaggggggCGCCTACATCAACGAGAGCAACGACAAGGGCGAGACCGCCCTCATGGTGGCCTGCATCACCACGCACGTGGaccagcagagcagccacaaGGCCAAGATGGTGAAGTACCTGCTGGACAACAGAGCCGACCCCAACATCCAGGACAAGTCTGGCAAGACGGCGCTCATGCACGCCTGCAtccgcggggctgggggggacgtggtgtccctgctgctggacaGCGGGGCAGACCCCAGCCTGGAGGACCACTCAGGAGCCTCAGCGCTGGTCCACGCCATCAACGCTGAGGacaaggctgtgctgcagcacctcctgaatgcctgcagagccaaggGGAAGGAGGTGATCATCATCACCATGGACACATCAGCCTCTGGCACCAAGACCGCCAAGCAGTACCTGAACGTTGCCCCAGCGCTGGAGTTCAAGGAGAAGGCTCCCCTCGAGGAGAGCACAGCCCCCTCCAGTACCCACCTGAAAACTCCCGTCTCAGCACCTTCCCCTGCCGAGAAGGAGAGCAGCACTCTCACCCCACACCCTtcccaccctggggacactgagccaGCCTCCCCAGGCCAGCGAGGCGGCACTGCCCGGAGAGCCCAGCTGCCCCGGCTGAAGCGGCTGAGGTCGGAGCCCTGGGGTCTGGTGGCACCCTCGGTGCTGGCGGCCTCCAGTCACCGCGACGACACGCGGGTCTGCGCCGACAGCGAGGTCATCACGGGCATCGGCGACCTCTCGCTCTCCAAAAAGCCCTCCCTCACCcgcagcggcagcagcggcaAGGGAAGGGAcccctctctcttccccccagTGGATGAGCAGGCACTGGGGCCGCTGGCATGGAAAGCCACCCACGAGAAGAGCCCGGGCACCCACCCGTGCCTGTCCCGGAGCGCCACGGTCCCCGAGGAGCCGGAGAGCACCGGctcggccgccagctccgccgCAGGGACGGACACCACTCCCCACTGGTGGAGGCCAGGCACCGAACACAACGGGGACCCGCCGGTCACCGAGGCGGGGAAGGCGCCGTCCGAGAGGCGCAAGCTGAGCGGGTcccagctggccctgctggaCGGCTGCTGTGACTCTCCCTCCGGCAGCACCAGCACATCGCCCAGCACCGGCCGGCGCCGGCCGCCCGGCCTGCTGGAGAGGCGAGGGTCCGGGACCCTGCTGCTGGACCACATCTCCCACACAAGGCCAGGATACCTGCCCCCCCTGAATGTGAACCCCAACCCCCCGATTCCTGACATCGGCTCCAGCAAAGCCCCCTCCCCGCTGGCTGCTGGGCTGAAGCCGCTGGTGCCCCTCGCACCCAGCTCGCCCAGGCGGGGCGATCTGAGGGCTCACAGGAAGCTGCTCCGCAGACATTccatgcaggcagagcagatgCGGCACCTCTCCGATTTTGAGGAGGTCGTGGCGCAGTAG
- the LOC129126077 gene encoding transmembrane emp24 domain-containing protein 3-like encodes MPWGAQGAGPVEPSRAPRGCPPRGRRCRPRPAPQRKRHVRGRCGAAGGAGAEPVPGAVRGRCRVVGGGAGAGLRVPVPGYGRRCRAAGAGCGLRVPVPGAVRSRCRLWVAGAGAGLREAVPGSVRGAMPGAVRTLCLAALLGALRAGGTELTLELPDSAQRCFHQELESGVKFTLDYQVISGGHYDVDCYVEDPNGKTIYQETKKQYDSFSHHTEAKGVYTFCFSNEFSTFSHKIVYFDFQVGDEPPILPDMNNRVTALTQLESACVTIHEMLKAVIDSQTHYRLREAQDRSRAEELNGRVSYWSVGETLILFVVSIGQVVLLKSFFTEKRPSSGGAGT; translated from the exons ATGCCGTGGGGGGCCCAGGGTGCCGGGCCGGTGGAACCTTCCCGGGCTCCCCGCGGGTGCCCGCCCCGGGGCCGGAGGTGccgcccgcgccccgccccgcaGCGGAAGCGCCACGTCAGGGGGCGGTGCGGGGCCGCCGGCGGTGCCGGTGCGGAGCCGGTGCCGGGGGCGGTGCGGGGCCGGTGCCGGGTTGTGGGtggcggtgccggtgccgggtTGCGGGTGCCGGTGCCGGGATACGGGAGGCGGTGCCGGGCTGCGGGTGCCGGTTGTGGGTTGCGGGTGCCGGTGCCGGGGGCGGTGCGGAGCCGGTGCCGGTTGTGGGTTGCGGGTGCCGGTGCCGGGTTACGGGAGGCGGTGCCGGGCTCGGTGCGGGGCGCGATGCCGGGCGCGGTGCGGACGCTGTGCTTGGCCGCGCTGCTGGGCGCGCTGCGGGCCGGCGGCACGGAGCTGACGCTGGAGCTGCCCGACAGCGCCCAGCGCTGCttccaccaggagctggagagCGGCGTCAAGTTCACCCTCGACTATCAG GTGATCAGCGGAGGGCACTATGATGTGGACTGCTACGTGGAGGACCCCAACGGCAAGACCATCTACCAGGAGACCAAGAAGCAGTACGACAGCTTCTCGCACCACACCGAGGCCAAGGGTGTCTACACCTTCTGCTTCAGCAACGAGTTCTCCACCTTCTCCCACAAAATCGTCTACTTTGACTTCCAGGTGGGCGACGAGCCGCCCATCCTGCCCGACATGAACAACCGCGTCACTGCCCTGACACAG CTGGAATCTGCCTGTGTCACCATCCACGAGATGCTGAAGGCAGTGATCGACTCCCAGACGCACTACCGGCTGCGGGAGGcgcaggacaggagcagagctgaggagctcAATGGCCGCGTCTCGTACTGGTCCGTGGGGGAAACCCTCATCCTCTTCGTGGTCAGCATCGGGCAGGTGGTGCTGCTCAAGAGCTTCTTCACCGAGAAGAGACCCAGCAGCGGCGGAGCTGGCACCTAG